From a single Brassica napus cultivar Da-Ae chromosome C9, Da-Ae, whole genome shotgun sequence genomic region:
- the LOC106372281 gene encoding uncharacterized protein LOC106372281, translating into MSGNQQPQISLPTWRYSDFNAAIPIKKRKYFVQPEAPLDNNPLANEKGDTRSALDSSDKTHVSQKMIGEGSRIINIGKPVPSLSVSVGKNAESVGNLVPDQIRVKVEEPINSNPLVASEVPSSSDIAGNSLHTSLGKLPLGVEQHPGVLVTSDNTVHKAHGIVRETRGNEECQTQASAGTGNVALWLGAITKNNEEPTALDLSLSKGVCAPHDPDFINSGIHNVVNRSNWDLNTTMDAWEDCLDRKTRVKTTGAFLNSSNNTGCPDMETSTNVIVKSVSEGVKSPTLTLTQSDHEVKSTCSLSLGLGSHPPIVRSPSLSVSTSTSRPAMIAGNVNSVNLRTVKSEVIEESGQVDPTRLSQDVVGRFRQENSLASSSLKPLDSISVKAEPNNLTQSEAFNRKDGTLNHRRRPLDEILDLPTSITPNQMDKYMPSSGIGNALMSLNGLTRNPGVQSYPDSTLQDNPGQSSGHGDHNLNASGVNDKVLDDCKTYVSPGTDELPKSGEEKNILYGKELREKLCSDEFDHDCVNDRVLKKQVGKGSTYEDDEKVQRPVAMLADVPFDGNNQTSNHVEEKESQATLLVNTGYNEGGIVQDGEQSTHQIIHASEGVSGVSTLSGGNGDNPETLDNNSPVSHKAEISTFDDDPPKELSEGSSPRRIKTPLDASDSFAERDRLPDFSLGQRKYSRWSDESCSFSRESYRGKTIRRPRLNFMPYKRRFSDDDDTESNLHERDTKNFESNSYGNTRRGRGGGAFTFNPNRGRRPADDEGDTFPHSFTRRNTSFSYTQRGPTNKEDASEFHGFRDGERQSTNSAEPMFMSLSRPYRGRSSFGRGGRTNFSNNSKRDFPGYRSRSPVRSRDRSAGPSSSSFRNRSQEDFNGNTDFSHRRSPSGYRTGRLSSPDQSGYPREGFVRRHNSPPYSHRPRGRGYERGRGYARGRGYGRDGISFRKPYDRVVHRNMNNFDPRERVDYSDDFFEGTSHSERFGGDGNAERRQFGYRHDGGTSSFRQSFSNDGCGPTNVENDPDAARFGQNTGVGNRGEQGSLVETDGKNKNLSENASGRSKNMEGEEDTSKHSEIWQQDEVGGGDGF; encoded by the exons ATGTCTGGAAACCAACag CCTCAGATCAGCCTGCCTACATGGCGGTACAGTGATTTCAATGCTGCTATTCCCATCAAGAAGAGGAAGTACTTTGTACAGCCGGAAGCACCTTTGGATAATAATCCACTAGCTAACGAGAAAGGTGATACTAGGAGTGCTTTGGATTCATCTGATAAGACTCATGTCAGTCAGAAAATGATTGGCGAGGGATCTAGGATTATCAATATTGGGAAACCAGTCCCTTCGTTGTCTGTTTCTGTCGGAAAAAATGCTGAGAGTGTTGGGAACTTAGTTCCTGACCAAATTAGAGTGAAAGTTGAGGAGCCAATTAACTCCAATCCTTTGGTAGCCTCTGAGGTCCCTTCCAGTTCTGACATAGCTGGCAATTCACTCCATACTTCTCTGGGAAAGCTTCCTCTGGGTGTTGAACAACACCCTGGTGTACTTGTGACCTCAGATAACACTGTTCATAAGGCCCATGGCATTGTTAGGGAGACACGTGGCAATGAAGAGTGTCAAACACAAGCATCCGCTGGTACGGGTAATGTTGCCTTGTGGCTAGGTGCTATAACTAAAAACAATGAAGAGCCTACAGCTCTGGATTTGTCGTTAAGCAAGGGAGTTTGTGCCCCTCATGACCCGGATTTTATCAATTCTGGAATTCACAATGTTGTGAACAGATCAAATTGGGATTTGAATACTACCATGGACGCTTGGGAAGATTGTCTTGATCGCAAGACTAGAGTTAAGACAACTGGTGCGTTCTTAAACAGTAGCAACAACACAGGTTGCCCTGACATGGAGACATCAACTAATGTTATTGTAAAGTCTGTTTCTGAAGGGGTTAAGTCTCCTACATTGACTTTGACACAGTCTGATCATGAGGTTAAATCCACTTGTTCGCTTAGTCTAGGCCTCGGTTCACATCCTCCTATTGTCAGATCTCCTTCTCTATCAGTCTCTACAAGTACTTCTAGACCAGCTATGATTGCTGGTAATGTGAACTCGGTAAACCTTAGGACTGTGAAGTCAGAAGTCATTGAAGAGAGTGGGCAAGTTGATCCGACCAGGCTATCACAGGATGTTGTTGGTAGATTCAGACAAGAAAACAGTCTCGCATCTAGTAGTTTGAAGCCTTTGGATTCGATATCAGTAAAGGCTGAGCCAAATAACCTCACTCAATCGGAAGCTTTCAATAGGAAAGATGGAACGTTGAATCATCGCCGTAGACCATTAGATGAGATCCTTGATTTACCGACAAGTATTACGCCAAATCAGATGGATAAATATATGCCTTCTAGTGGCATCGGCAATGCGCTAATGTCCTTGAATGGATTGACGAGAAATCCAGGCGTACAGAGTTACCCTGACTCTACATTACAAGACAATCCAGGCCAGAGTTCTGGTCATGGAGATCATAACCTCAATGCATCAGGTGTGAATGATAAAGTTCTAGATGATTGCAAGACCTATGTTTCTCCTGGAACGgatgaacttcctaaaagtggCGAAGAAAAGAATATCTTATATGGTAAGGAGCTAAGGGAAAAGTTATGCAGTGACGAGTTTGACCACGATTGTGTAAATGATAGAGTGCTAAAGAAGCAAGTTGGAAAAGGAAGTACATACGAGGACGACGAGAAGGTCCAAAGACCAGTTGCGATGCTTGCAGATGTTCCATTTGACGGTAACAATCAAACTTCTAACCATGTGGAAGAAAAAGAGAGTCAAGCTACACTTCTTGTTAATACAG GTTATAATGAAGGAGGGATAGTTCAGGATGGTGAACAGTCAACTCATCAAATCATTCATGCTAGTGAAGGAGTGTCAGGTGTGTCTACACTGTCAGGCGGAAACGGTGATAACCCTGAGACATTAGATAACAACAGTCCAGTTTCACACAAGGCAGAGATCTCTACTTTTGACGATGATCCTCCTAAGGAGTTGAGTGAAGGTAGTAGTCCGAGACGAATCAAGACACCACTAGATGCTTCAGACAGCTTTGCGGAAAGAGATAGATTGCCTGATTTCTCACTTGGACAGCGGAAATATTCGAGATGGAG CGATGAGTCCTGCAGTTTCTCGCGTGAGAGCTACCGTGGCAAAACCATAAGACGCCCCAGGCTAAATTTCATGCCTTACAAAAGGAGAttctctgatgatgatgatacagAAAGCAATCTCCATGAAAGGGATACAAAAA ATTTTGAGTCAAATAGCTATGGAAACACTCGCCGGGGTCGAGGTGGCGGCGCTTTTACGTTTAATCCCAATAGAGGGAGACGGCCTGCAGATGACGAAGGAGACACTTTCCCCCACTCCTTTACGAGAAGAAACACTAGCTTTTCGTATACTCAAAGAGGACCAACAAACAAAGAGGATGCATCTGAGTTTCACGGGTTTAGAGATGGTGAAAGACAATCCACCAACAGTGCGGAGCCAATGTTTATGAGCCTGTCACGTCCCTATCGAGGTCGGAGTAGTTTTGGTCGAGGAGGACGGACAAATTTCTCAAACAACTCCAAACGGGATTTTCCTGGATATCGTTCACGGTCTCCAGTTAGATCAAGAGATAGATCAGCTGGTCCGTCCTCGTCGTCTTTCAGGAACAGATCACAGGAAGATTTCAACGGGAATACAGACTTTTCTCATAGGAGATCACCCTCAGGTTACAGAACGGGGAGGTTAAGCTCGCCTGACCAATCTGGTTATCCAAGGGAAGGGTTTGTCAGAAGGCACAACTCTCCGCCTTACTCGCATAGACCGAGGGGCCGGGGTTATGAAAGGGGTAGAGGATATGCAAGGGGGAGAGGTTATGGAAGAGATGGCATCTCTTTTAGGAAACCGTATGATCGTGTTGTGCATAGGAACATGAACAACTTTGATCCTCGAGAGAGGGTGGACTACAGTGATGATTTCTTTGAAGGAACGAGTCATTCTGAACGGTTTGGTGGTGATGGTAATGCTGAGAGGAGACAGTTTGGTTATAGACATGATGGTGGTACCAGCTCTTTTAGACAATCTTTTAGCAATGATGGTTGTGGACCTACTAATGTAGAGAATGACCCTGACGCTGCGAGATTTGGACAGAACACTGGTGTTGGAAATAGAGGGGAGCAAGGGAGTTTAGTGGAGACTGATGGGAAAAATAAGAATTTGAGTGAGAATGCTTCTGGAAGAAGTAAGAATATGGAAGGGGAGGAGGATACTTCAAAGCACAGTGAAATTTGGCAACAGGATGAGGTTGGTGGTGGTGATGGGTTTTAG